The Rhinoraja longicauda isolate Sanriku21f chromosome 28, sRhiLon1.1, whole genome shotgun sequence DNA segment atggtaggtatatggaactagctgccagaggatgtagttgaggcaccatcacaatattttaaaaaacatttggacaggtacatggataggatagagttaggagaatatgggccaaacgcaggcaggtgggagtagtgcagacctgtttccacgctgtgtgactctatgtacaggcggatgagatcagtttaacttggtatcatgttcggcaaagaTAATGTGAACcaaaggtctgttcctgtgctgtattgttttatgttctacgTTAACTAAAGGTTAATCGATGGAGCCGTTAGCCGAGAGAATGGTTTGAGGGATGGCAGAGGAATGCTGACTGAATGACTCGAGAAGATGAAACAGCTCGAACATTCATACTGAGGATTTCTTTCTACAGAGTTTGCCATCCTTAAAATCCAATCACTTAGCTCGGGGAAATGTGAGCTGCGATCACAGCTCGTGAAacgaggagtgggagagatggatTGGGACATGTTCTGAAGAGGACGTATTGATCGGAAGGGGCAAGGTGACTCCGAGTCAGAACTCCTACAAGAGCACAACATTCTGCAAGGCTGTTATAAAAATTTTTTAAATTCATATGTCCTTGTGTTTTTTGGAACACTCCTTTATTGATCTGCAGATTCAGCTATTAACTGGAATATATTGACAGTTCATCACTGTCACCTAGTGTGACCCCTGGGGCTCCCTCTACAGCAACAGCAGGGTGCAGCGGTTCAGGACGATGGTTCGCTCTCACCTTCACAAGGGCAATAAGCTGTGGCAATAAATGCTTCCTTTGGCATTAATGTCCAGATCACAAATTCTGAATAAGGAAGGTAAGGTGAGGCGATTCAGTACACGCCAGCAGAGAGACATTAACAAGAGTTCTGGCGCAGTTGAGGCTCATGTCTGGTGGCTTAAgagagagatacggcatggaaacaggcccttccgcccattgagcccatgctgaccagcgatcaactgTGCGCtggttctaacctacacactagggaaaatttacaaaagccaattaacctacaaacctgcacgtctttggaatgcgggaggaaaaccAGAGCCCcctgagaaagcccatgtggtcagggAGAGAATatgcatactccatacagacagcatccgtagtgggCCCTAGTACACTAttctatgttcctgtgctgcactgttctatgttcacctTACTCTCTCTTCTCTCCACATCTGAACAGAAATCCTCATCCCATGGAGAAGTATAACAATtagcctacccccccccccccccacccccactagcgCAAAGATAGGGCATTAGCCATCGTCCGGTACTTCAGCAGTGGCAACGAAAATTGAAAAATCTCTGCCTCAgcaatcttcccctttgctttccaCAACATCCTAAGACACACCTGGTCGGTCACCGAGGATCTATCCACATCTATAAATTGGAAGACTTCCAACACCTCCTCCTTTGTAATGTTGACTTGCTCCAAGATATCACTGATCCCTCCTATCAACTCACTGGTTTCCAAGCCCTACTCTGAAATCTCTACAATGCTGCCCAGGAAGTGTAAGGTGCCACTTAATGGCCAAATCCCGACTGGATGCGGCTAATTGGTCTTCCCATCCGCATGTTGCCAGGGGGAAGGGTTGATGCGAAACGCTTGTGTTGCctagaattgatttttttttctttgctgaTTGTGTTTTGTTGCATTTCTATTGATTCCACCTCTGTTAAAAAAGCCAGGTCGAAAtaaatctatttaaaaaaaattcacttGTCATTTATGATAAAGCTTTTCAAAAAGTATCTTATCGTTCACACAAaacatttatatagtgccttcCATTACCTTGCGCATTACAATGCCCCTCAAAGTCACTCAAAGCATTTAATGAACAGTAGCTACTGGTACAGTACAACCACTGGCACATAGCACCATTACCCACCCTCCTCTGAACAGAAGCAGCCCAAGGCTCTGAGTTATCAGTGCAGAGCGATGGAGAGAGGTGGGACTGGAAGCTCCAGTATGTGGGCCATTGGTACTGGGGCTGATGCAGGTAGAAGCTGAAATGATGGAACCATCAGAGGATAGAACATCCATGCCGAGCAATCGGGTCAttggatgggagaggagagaaaattAAACCACAGTTCCCTGGATAAACAGAATGTAAAATAGAGAGAACATAAAGAatcagcatgtttagtttagtttagtttattattgtcacatgtaacggggtacattgaaaagctttttgttgagagGTGGTGGATTACATTTAAAGTTCGGAATTGTGAAgtgttagatttagtttagtgtagtttattgtcacgtgcaccgaggtacagtgaattttttttgttgcgtgctaaccagtcagtggaaaaactacacatgattacgatcatgccatccagtgtgcagatacaggataaagggaataacgtataatgaaaggtaaagtccgattaaccagttcagtgccacccccgagtgcactcgggtcatggccaatagtgaaaaaGAAACTTGGCCGTGAGCAGGTTAAAGgttgtccaagggtctccagtgaggtagacagTGGACAAGAGGAGTGAGAAGAGGCTAACTAAAGCAGAGGTTTAAAGGGTACAAGAACACAGGGCTGTGTGTGCATTTTGTTGAAAGTGGTCAAAAAGCAAACAGAATCCTGGGTTTTAGAAGCAAGGAACTAGGTACAAAATCAAGGAAGTGACACTAAACATTTGTAAAACAATCTCTGGCCACTGTTGCTGCGCTGTGTCCAGGGCTGGCAGTCACACATTTGAAAGGATGTGTGGCCTTCAGAGAAGGAAGGTTCCAGGGCTGAAGGGCTTTAGTTCTCTGGGCAGACGGGAGAGGTTTGAATgttctcaatgattcaatggtactttattgtcacatgtaattcAGCTGaatacagtgacattcttttttgCACACAATTCAGTACATAACTGTACATTACTCTACATAAGTACAATCTTAGATTAAGTACAAGTATAAAGGAATAGtgtactgagacagtatacaaagAGATGCCAGGTTTCTGGCGCCATTTGCAAGTCCCAGTTGTTCCTCCTTGGAATGAAGGAGGTTGTGAGGGGATTTAATATCCTTCAGAGTACAGTCAGGGCAGGTAGAAAGTGCCCCATGGGTGAGGGGTGAATGTTTTTTTAACCACTTTCAACAAACAATGTGCTGATTTCCTAAAAGAGCCAAAAGCATGTTAGCTCGATGTTGAACACCACGAGAGGtcacacaatactggagtaactcagcaactcaggcagcatctctggataacatggacaggtgaaatttcgtgtcgggacccatcttcaaacatattgtggggagaggggggaagctggaagggaGACACCAGGGGCTGTTCGGCTCAGTGATGCAGTGTAGGGCGTTGTGCCGGAGCCACACTCACCCTACCCTGGATACGTGTCAGAAAGGGAACATTTTGCAGAGTTTcgaagagagggagagtggaaTGAGCTGGACTGCTCTCATgtagatgggcggaatggccttgcACTTCGCTGTAACCTTCCCGTGATTCTGGACAGCATTGATGTCAAAGTGCAGATTCTCCGCATTTCCGCGAGGGGGCGATGCCAGTGCTCCTCGTAATCAACAACCCGCACCGCAGCCAAGGCTTTGGAAGGCGAGCAGCTCCATCTTGTGGACGGTCACTGCAACAGCTGCATCTCGCTGCAGTTAATTCCAGGTGTGCAAAGTGTGTGTTCAGGCCTCATGATCATCTCTGCTCTCCAGCTTTTCCATCCCTCGCCTCCACGgacgctgctcgacccgctgagttcttccagaaccttttgggttttgttttgctccagatttctaTCACTCCCTCACTGGCCCGAAGTACTGGAATTCTCTCACTCAACCCCTCTACGTTGTTTACTCCATGAAATGTAATTACGACTTTAATtatcgtgtagaaaggaactgcagatgctggtatataccgaagatagacacaacttgttggattaactcagcgagtcaaccTCCTTTATTGGGCTTGTGGCTGCCCGCAAAGGGGTTAATCTTTTTCCACAATTGTAAACAAAAAAGCGTTAGGATATCCAGGGATTCCATTCTACTTGCAAGCAATTTATACTGTTATGAGGTAACTTCACAGCTCCTAACCGCTGAACAGCAAAATTGTattaacaaaaaatatatttGCAAGAAATTAAAACTGGTGCAGACAAATGCAAATATATTTCTGAGATTGcagacgccagcattttgtgtctatcttcggtttaaaccagcttctgcagttccatgcTACACAGATAcgctgcctgagtcactccagcattttgcgtctgttgcAGTGATTGACAGCTTCCCGGGAGCCACAATCTACTTGACGGCGGTTGCCAGATGTGTCGCGAAACGGAGGCCCCAGTTGTCGCAAAGCGGAGGACGGACGGTGTTTACGGCCACGGGATGGCGGCGTCGGTGCTGTGTCTGGCGACGGGGAGCAGGTCAGACGGCGCGCTCCCGCGGGTAGAGGTTAGGGCGCGCTCCCGCGGGCAGAGAATAGGGCGCGCTCCCGCGGGTAGAGAATAGGGCGCGCTCCCGCGGGTAGAGGGCGTGGAGAGAATGGGGCGCGCTCCCGCGGGTGGAGAATAGGGCGCGCTCCCGCGGGTAGAGAATAGGGCGCGCTCCCGCGGGTAGATAATAGGGCGCGCTCCCGCGGGTGGAGGGCGGGGAGATAATGGGGCGCGCTCCCGCGGGTGGAGGATGGGGCGCGCTCCCGCGGGTAGAGGATGGGGCGCGCTCccgcggggagggggagattggggCGCGCTCCCGAGGGCAGGGTGATGAGGCAACGTGTTCCcgtggtgaggggggaaatggggcgCACAGGCAGGGAACAGTGGGACGTGCTCCCAGGGATGGGGAGTGAGGTTCCCAGTCGCGGGGGGGTAGGGTGGGACAGACACATTTTTGTGGGGTATAGTGGCACGCATTTCTGTAGGGGATGGGTGGGCACATACTCACCCGTAGGGTagaggggttggggtgggtgAGAAGGGTGCACTCCTGTGGGCTGGGTAAAAGGTGGGGTGAGCACACAGTCGTGGGGGGTCgagggagggagtggatgtgaggTGGAGGCACTGAGGGTTGGCAACAGGTGGCATTTTGCAGAGGATGTCTCTTGTGGAGAATCTGCAAGGAACTTATTGACTATACTGGGGAAAGTCCTTCCTTGGACGTTGCATGTGGGGATACCCTGAGGTCGGACAGATACTCcagaaatatagacacaaagtactggagtaactcagcaggacaggcagcatctctggagagaaggaagaggtgaagttttgggtgaaagacccttcttcagactccagaaatATGATCTTTATCAAACATTTTCAACGTGTTCTCAAACCCCCCATTCTGATTTTGTCCACAGAGTGAGTTCTGTCCTTAACCGTGATGTGAAGCAGTTTGGAAAAAAGTTCCTGTTTGACCGAAATGAGGAAACCTGTTGGAATTCCGACCAGGTGAGTGGGTGGGATCCTAGGCAGCTGCTTGCTGTTCCCTTCAGGAGAAAGCGTGGCTTGtagtcaatggtgctttattgtcacatgtacaaacacacagtgaaattctttttttgcatacagttcagtaaagtaatgCCATACTTAAGCaaagggtatggcaatactttactgaattaGCGAATGTAAAGAAATAGACTACTGAGACTAGGTACTTGAATGTGCTTTAGTATGGATAGACACaagggtcggcatggacacagtgggccgaagggcctgtttctatggtaTCTGTGATCCAAATAAAAGATAGCATTCATAAATAGACAACAGAAGGGCTCTCCCTAATGTTTCTCCCCGTGCACCGATCCATCATTAAACCAAAATTGACCCAGTCACATTGTTGGCGTGTGATGCTGCCATGTACAGACTGACAGCTGCATTTCCAACATTATTTAATCAATATGATTTGATTCATTGACGGGTCGTGGGGGCCCTGTGGCACCGTTGGCCATTCCAAAGTGTCCACACTTTAGAAAATTAATTGGTGTGACGTTTTAGTTTTTTTAACTtgagacactgcatggaaacaggccttttggcccaccgagtctgcaccaaccagcgatcacccacacactagttctctgaaacatagtaggggcaatttatagtagccaattaacctacaaacctgcacgtctttggaatgtgggaagaaactggggaaaacccactgtacaaactccacacagatagtacccgtagtcgaacccaggtctccggtgctgtaaggcagcaattgtacCACTGCGGCACTGTGCTTCTGGATTTCCCAAGGCAATGACGAGTGCTGAGGAATGGTGTTTCTGATTTGCTCTCTTATCACTTCTGAACCATAGAAATTTGTTCTTTCGAACCTGCTGtgcattttgaaatgtaattGCCCGTTATTCTCTGCATTGACTGTGATCCTTCCTGCTTGTCAGGGCCCTGCCCAGTGGGTGTTGCTCGAGTTCCCTCAGTCCGTGAAGGTGACTGAATTGCATCTACAGTTCCAAGGCGGGTTCACTGGCCGAACGTGCAGGCTCCAAGGTAAACAGACATCGTGATGCCCGGTTAGTGGCCAGATGGGATGAACAGGAGTGCAGGAATGTATGAAACATACCCACCTGACACAGTGATGAAAGGGACCATATCCGGGTGCGGGCCAGGGTCTGCAGCCGGCCGCACCAGTGTGTGTAGCCGGCCGCACCAGTGTGTGTAGCCGGCCGCTCCAGCGTTTAATGCCCATCCCTAATTCCCTGGAGAATGGACCATTTACAACAGATTAGGACAGGTAAATCAACTACATCACTGCAGGTTTAGAGACTGGGTAAAGACAGCAGCGTTCTTATCCAAGGAGATGCTGAATCCGATCTGACCGTATGGAGTCTGTAGTTACATGGATCCTTCCTGATGCCAACATTTAACTCCAGATTCATTAAATGAATTCAGTTTAAAATTCCCAACTTCCCATGTGGGATGTGAACTGTAGTCCCAGGACCATTAGTCCAGTAATGTGTATTACTGTATACTATATAACCCCAGCCGTTGTTTGTTTATTGTGCATCATGTGTCTCGATGCATCTCGAGTCTAAGCCCTGCGCATGATGATACTGCAAGTTACTGCAAGAATAACTTCTTGCAAGAATAACTTCCTTTGGAAGATGTGAGCTGGCTAGACTCGGCCAGAGGAGTTGGTCTTAGTTGACTGTATGTGGGCTGAAAATGCATACATCTTGTCTTTTCTaggttttcagttttagtttttagtcttagagatacagcatggatattggcccttcggcccactgagtcctcacccaCTCGTTCACACCACTTCTGTTAtcccattctcatccactccctacacactaggggcaatttacagaggccaattaaccctagaaacccacacgtcttcgggatgagggaggaaatcggagcacccggacggtcactgggagaacatgcacagacagcatccgagattaaaattgaacctgggtcttaggtgctagctccacctgctgcactactgtgctaccCCCAGTAAAATGGACCTCAGCAGCGTACAAATAACTGAGATTAATATAAGTTGAATGGGAATGGGTTTTGATGGTTGgctcagacttgatgggctgaagggtctatttccctgctgtatcgcTCTGTGACTCCGATTATTGTGTTTTTATCTCCTTACTCATTTTCAAACCAGCTACCTGATTAAAGTTAATTATCTTGTCTTGTAGGTAGCAGAGGAGGAGCCGATTTAATGAAAATAACCAATTTCTATCCCGAAGACACCAACTGCCTACAAATATCCTACAAAGTTTGACTTGGCCGTGCGTGGCTTTGTGGTTTTACTAAAGCTTTGAATCAGTGTGTGAGCTGCAGGAACAGCAGGGGCAGCgagctcaccctctctccctgcaGCCACACAGTGGGGAGCACTGTGGACCCCACTCTGGAGCAGACACCTGCGACTTCATCTTCCTCCTACCGTACCGAGGAGACATCTGCCCCTCACGGTCTGTAGCAGCTTCTAGTTGGGAAGGCAGGGTGTGGGTCGTGAACTGGTTAAACCTGGAAACCTAATGCTTTAAAGGTTGTGGATTTTTAAAAAGGGGAAGCAGAATTGTGCAGTGCAAGATGTGCGATTAGaaatagaacaggacagcacaagaatgggcccttcaggccacagtatctgtgccgaacatgatgccaggttaaactgatctcatctgcctgtacatgatccatatctctctatttcctgcacttccatgtgcctatctaaaaacatcttaaatcttatctccctccaccaccacccatggcaatgcATTGCAGGCCCCACTGCTCtcttgtgtttttaaaaaaatgtcccacaTATCTTCATTAAACACCTGCGATCACCTTATaacaatgccctctagtgttggacatttccaccctggggaaaaaggttctgactgtaaaTCTTTTATAATAAACTGATTAGAAGATCCAATCGTGATTTTAACAGAAGGAGGGAGGTAGACACTGGAATTGGTACTCTATAGCACCTTTTAAAACTCAACAACTTAATAAGGTACTTTAAAAGATGGAAGTATTTTAAATAGAATCACTATTGCAATGTAGGAAAGTTGGCAGTCACTTTATACACGGTAAACTCACAGATAGCAAAGTGACGTCGACCAAATCAATTCTTTCCATCGTGCTGGCTGAAGAAAACATTTTGTCTCAAGGTACTACAGAGAAACCTCTAATTTTCCAAATAGCCAAGAGGCCGGAGAGGATCTCATTTCAACTTCCCATCTGAGAGATGGgataaaaggctgtggaggctatcaatggatatttttaaggcagagatagatgaattcttgattagtacgggcgtcggggggttatggggagaaggcaggagaatggggttaggagggagagctagatcagccatgattgagtggtatagacttgatgggccgaatggcctaattctgctccaatcacttatgaacttatggcacCTCCAATAATGCAACACGCCCTCTGTTGAACTAAATGATCAGTCTAGATTTTCCTACTGTACTATCAGTGTGACCCTACAGCCCTGTGACCAGAGTGACCAAGACATTAATACTTCGGGAGCATGGGGTGAACAAGAAATATCCAGATAACCTGTGATCAAATGGCACCTCTGGCGTTTTACTTGTGGATCCTGGATCAAACTCAACTCCAGCGCCATGgcattgcggtagagttgctgccttacagctcctgaGACCTGAGttgcatcctgactatgggtgctgtctttgcaaagtttgtacgttctccccgtgactgcgtgggttttctccgagtgctccggtttcctctcactccaaagatgtacaggtttgtagattcatttggatttggtaaaaaaaatcataagttgtcccgagtgtgtgggatagagcagtgtagagatcactggtcagtgcagacttgatggaccgaagggcctgtttccgtgctgtatctccaaactaaaagtcATCAGCCAAGTAGTTAGATAGAGAAAGTTAAAATATCAGGGTTGTGGGCTGGAATAGTCTCATCCAGGTGATTTTAGGAAATGCAGCAGGCAAATTGCAGATTGGATCGTTGTCAGATCCTTGATCATTCCTGTCGATCTCCATCCCCAGCCAAGATCGGTAGGTGCAGATATAACATGCacataagatggacacaaaatgctggagtaactcagcgggacaggcagcatctctgaagagcaggaatgggtgacattttcggttgagacctttcttcagacattcgCATGCTGCCTGCCTGAGAGCAAATTGGGAATTCTGTGGACTGCACCAGCATCCTTCCCACTCTTGTCCGCAGTGTCCAGCACTGCTTTATAACAAATCCTTACATTTACAGATGTATTTTTCACCAAATAAGTCACTGTCTTCTTCCTTAACCTGCAACTCACAGATTCTGCATCAGTGAGGAATCCATTGTTGATAAA contains these protein-coding regions:
- the nr2c2ap gene encoding nuclear receptor 2C2-associated protein isoform X1, with the protein product MCRETEAPVVAKRRTDGVYGHGMAASVLCLATGSRVSSVLNRDVKQFGKKFLFDRNEETCWNSDQGPAQWVLLEFPQSVKVTELHLQFQGGFTGRTCRLQGSRGGADLMKITNFYPEDTNCLQRFCISEESIVDKLKVIFEESSDFFGRIILYHLDVLGEKAQEPSGCHSPTAEQGMGRDQPELVFQ
- the nr2c2ap gene encoding nuclear receptor 2C2-associated protein isoform X2, which codes for MAASVLCLATGSRVSSVLNRDVKQFGKKFLFDRNEETCWNSDQGPAQWVLLEFPQSVKVTELHLQFQGGFTGRTCRLQGAYEWPFFKATQ